The nucleotide sequence ACCGTCACGATACCAAACAACCCCACTCCGAACCAGAACAACCATTTTTCCAAGGCAGGTACTTGTTTCATAGTGATCTGTCTGTTTTTCCTCGAACTTCGCGCAATGACATACAAAATGGCCAAGCCGCCGAAAAGGGTACTACCGTGTTGCAGCAGCTTGTAAACCGGCACTTGATAATGAGCGAACGAGATGGATTGTTGCAAGAACAAGAAGTGGTCAACCATACGACCACCGTCATGAGTGAAGGCGTCCCATGCGATATGACTTAAACTTCCGAGTAACGCGGAGTACATAAATACACTTGCCGTTCGCCACGCTGGCAATCTGCTTCGATTGTTTGTATAGTCCAGCCCTCGTCCAATCCACTCTGGCAAACGCGCAAGCATCGGTTTCTTGACCACGTACTGGTACAAAAAAGCTAATAGGATCGCGATAGGCAAATCAACCAGCCATAATCCGAGCATAGTGTGGCTGTACACGCTAAATGGCTGCATCCGGAAGAAATACTCAAAATCCGGTGCCATACTGCCAAAAACGAGGGCAGAGAACGAAAACCACTTGCATTTGCGTAACGGCAGTACAATAGCCGGATGAGCAAAAGTAAAAGGCATACACTTACTCCCTTTTCGTCATTAGAGTGGCAATAGATTGGCAACTACCTGCTTGCCGCTTACTTGAATCCCTTTATCCTGTTTTCCGCAATGAGCCAGATCTTTGATGAGCTGCTCAATTAATCGCTTGGCTTCCTGACTTTCCTTTTTCTCTAGTTTGACAGTCAACTGCACGGCATCTCCGGATGAAAGAATTCGCTCTGCCTGTCTCTTTTTCGTATCGTAATCATGGTCTTCGATGTAGGCACTTAAACGAATTTCTTTTACGTTAACTCCTTTTTCTGCTTTTCGGTTTTTGGCGTTTTCCTTGATAACCTGCTCCTTATAATTCGTTCGATTCACTAACTGACAAGGCGGCGGACTCGAAGCCAAAGAAAGACATACTAGGTCCACTCCCTGTTCTTTTGCCATTTGAAGCGCTTCTTTTGTGGAGATGATTCCGAGATCTTCCCCGTTTACGCCTGTTAATTGTACGGCTGCCGCTTTTATTTTTTCATTCAGGATCATCTTGATCTCACCTAACCTGTTCATTCGATTTTCAAGGACATAATTACTTCTCCAAAGAATACAGCGTATCCTTCCCAAGCAGGTAAATGCAAATCATTTTCATGACGAAGTCCAATCGTTTTTGTATAATAGGACAAGGCATAAACTTACGGACGTCTATAACAAAATATTCATTAGCAAACTAATTAATTGGGGGTACTTTGGTGGAGTTTAGTTATGCAACCGCATTAACCCATTCTGCATCGCATGTAATGAAAATGCATCGGCAAAATGTAGAGTTTCTGATTCAAAAATACGACGTCTATCCCGGTCAGCCCATTCTCTTGATGCGCTTGACTGAAAAAGATGGAATGATTCAAAGAGAATTGGCCCGAAAAATCGGGGTAAAGCCCGCTACGCTTACGGTCATGATTAATCGGATGGCCAAATCGGGACTAGTCGAGCGCAGAGCAGATGAACGGGACCAACGTATCTCCCGCGTTTATCTTACCGACAAAGGTCGGATGGCTACCAAGCATGTCAAAGAAGTATTACGCGTCATTGAAGAAAATTGCTTCATCGGATTCTCAGAGGAAGAAAAAGATGTGTTGCGGGGCTTGCTCGATCGGATGCACAGCAACCTCCAAGCTTTTTACTTGCAAAATACGCAACCCTCTTCTCAGTTGTAAAAAGCTTCTTTCCTGGAATAATAATGAGAAAGGTTTGACAACTTGCCGTGAATAATCTAGCAAAAGAACTTGATTCCACGTCCCTAACCGGCAACAAATCACGCCGGTTGTGGATGGCTGCGATTCTAGGGTCCCTTTCTGCTTTTGGTCCACTGTCCCTAGATATGTATTTACCTGCGCTTCCTATGCTTGCCGATGATTTGCAGACGAGCACCTCCATGACTCAACTCAGTTTGACAGCATGCATGCTCGGCCTGTCCATTGGTCAATTGTTCGCGGGGCCGATCAGCGACGTACGCGGTCGAAGAATCCCTTTAATTATCGGGCTCATTTTGTATGCGGTCTCTTCCTTTTTGTGTGCGGTAGCTCCCTCTATTTATACGTTCGTCTTGCTTCGCTTCGTACAAGGTCTTGCTGGTTCTGCGGGAATTGTTATCGCCCGCGCTACGGTTCGCGATTTGTACTCAGGGACAGAGCTGACAAAGTTTTTCGCCCTCTTGATGCTTATTAACGGAATCGCCCCGATCGCGGCACCTATTGTAGGGGGACAAATCTTGCAATTTACTACCTGGCACGGCGTGTTTGTCGTACTGGGGCTGATTGGCGCTATCATGTTCCTCATCGTGCTGCTTGCTCTTCCAGAAACATTGCCACAAGAGCGCCGCTCCAAGGGAGGAATCGGCAATACACTGACAACCTTTGGTACCCTGCTAAAAGATCGCGTTTTTATGGGGTACGCCATCGCGCAAGGACTGGTGACTGCTGCCATGTTTGCGTACATCGCCGGTTCGCCCTTTGTGTTTCAAAAAATATTTGAAGTGTCTCCACAAACGTTTAGTCTCATTTTCGCGATTAATGGTGTAGGCATTATTATTGCGAGTCAAATCACAGGAAAGCTTGCAGGGAAAGTGAAAGAAACTTCCTTGTTCATAGCTGGGATTACCATTGCGGGAGTCGGCGGAATTCTCCTTCTGGCGATGATTCTCCTACAAGCTGGTCTTATTGCTGTGCTCGTTCCCCTTTTCTTTGTCGTATCGAGTGTAGGGATTGTGGGCGCGACAGGATTTTCCCTTGCCATGCAAAATCAAAGCAAGGCGGCAGGAAGTGCATCGGCTCTCCAGGGGCTACTCTCCTTCATTAGCGGCGGAATTGTCGCTCCACTTGTGGGAATCAGCGGCGAACATACCGCAGTACCAATGGGAATCATCATCGCTCTTTCTACGATTGGCGCCATTATCTGCTACATAGTCATGGTTCGTCGGAGTTCATCAGCAGCCTGATCAATTCTTTTGTTGCAAACGTATGTTCTGTGTATTACAATCACATTATGGGCCATAATAGTAAGTGGGTTTGACAAGTTGGTCATATGAAAACCAAGGGAGATGTTGACACATGGCATTGCGTTTGATTCCTTACATCGTTCTGAATGGTACTGCAAGTGAAGCGATTAGCTTTTACGAGAGTGCGCTAGGTGCTGAAGTGCTGTTCAAGCAAACCTTCGGTGAAATGCCAGAAAATCCGGAGTTCCCATTACCTGCAGAAGCCAAGAATCGTATCGGGCATGCTACTATTCGTGTCGGTGAAACGGAAATGATGTTTTCCGATACCTTTCCAGGACAACCGCATCAACTTGGTGATCAAGTGACCATTTGCATCTCGACCGATGATAAAGAACAATCTCATAAGATTTTTGATGCCCTGCAAGAAGGCGGTCAAGTGCTTATGCCTCTGCAAGAAACGTTCTTCAGCCCAGCTTACGGCAACGTGAAGGACAAGTTCGGCATTACCTTCCAAATTTACACGAATAATCATTGCATGGAGTAATGTGAAAGCCCTGTTCGCTTCAACGGCGACAGGGCTTTTTTATTGAAAAAAGATGCGTCAGATCATAAAAAAAGAGCCAGGATCACATGTATCCTGGCTGTTGGTATTGCTTCGCTTACTGTTGGTTGTTCTCCTGAGACATGAGCGATACTGGGCGTTGCGGAGTGAAAGTGGAGATCGCATGCTTGTATACTAATTGTTGCTTGCCTTCGCTATCAATCACAATCGTGAAATTATCGAATGCTTTAATATACCCGCGCAATTGAAATCCGTTCACAAGGTAAATGGTAACCGCGATGTTTTCTTTCCGCAAATGATTCAAGAACGTATCTTGAATGTTGATCGTCTGTTTCATGTACACTACCCCCTAAAAGGACTTGTATGTTATATATTCGGCAATTGTTGAAACTTTCCTGCCAATATTCGCTTGATAGTTTCCACGTTATTCCTCTGCTCGGCCGGATCAGTCATGTCAAACCATTGAATTTCTGCCATGCGACGGAACCAAGAAAGCTGGCGTTTAGCAAAATGGCGCGTTCGCTGCTGTATGTCGTTCACTGCTTTTTCTAGCGTGATTTCTCCATACAGATACGGAATCAACTCCTTGTACCCCAAGCCTTGCATGGAGACCAACGACGCGTCGTAGCCAGAATCCAGGAGCCCCCTCACTTCCTCAACCAATCCCGCTTCGATCATCAGTTCGACCCGGTGGTTGATTCGTTCGTACAGCTTTGCACGATCCATCGTAAGACCGATCATCACCAAATCATAAGGGGAATGCTGTGCCCGCAGTTGAAAGTCGGACATTTTGTACCCGCTGCTCTCATAAATCTCCAATGCACGAATCACCCGCTTTACATCATTAGGATGCAAGCGTTCGGCTGTAATCGGATCGACATCGGCCAGTCTGGCGTGCAGTGCTTCCACGCCTTCGCTGTCAGCCAATCTTTGCAGACGATCACGGAGCTCCGGGTCTTGAGAAGTGGTGGAAAACTGAAATCGATGGGTAACCGATTCTATGTACAGACCTGTCCCGCCGACGATAAACGGAAGTTTGCCACGTTGGTTGATGTCTGTAATCAATTCTGCGGCACTTTCCTGAAACATCGCGACAGAGTATTCTTCGTCTGGATTTTTAATATCAATGAGGTGATGCGGTATTTTCGCAAGCTCCTCAGGTTCTGCTTTTGCGGTGCCAATATCCATTCCCCGGTATACTTGCATGGAATCTCCGGAAATGATCTCACCGTCGAACTGTTCGGCCAGCTCCAAACTAAGCTGGGTTTTGCCGACCGCTGTTGGGCCAATAATCACGACTAGCCTTTCTCTCTGTTGCAAGGTCACTCCCCTCCACCTATCTCTTTGTAGCTGTACACGACCTGCTGGCCGCGGGAGCGAAACGGTGTAAAACCAAAGCGCTCGTACATCCTACCTTCTTTTCCTTCTTTCATTACCACACGTTTTCTCGCAACTCGTTGCGCTTCCAAAACAGCCTCTTCAGAAAGAGCATCTGGATTGGCGAGCTCCCGGACTCCGGCGATCCCCGACGAGCTTTGTACAGTGACTTCGAACATGGGATCGAAATAAACGACGTCGAAGGAACGGGCAGGCAGTCCTCTCAGCACTTCTAGATGGTTGCCACATCGCACCTCAATACGACGCATGGCTTGCTCCAATTCTTCCGCATCGGATGACCAGTGCCGCAGTCCATCTTCTACCAAGATGGCTAGCAATCGCTCAGATTCGATGCCAACAACTTTTCCATTTGCACCTGTCGCATGAGAAAATACAATAGCGTCAGCACCCAAACCCAAGGTTGCGTCCAGTACTTCATCCCCTGGTTGAATTTGGCAAGCAACAAGCATAGTATCAGTATCGCCGCGCATGAGCCGCTTTATACGAAAAGCAGATGTATTCGGATGAAAAAAGAATGGTTTTTTCCCCGGCACTTCCAAACGTGCTCCAAGAGCGGAAACCACCAATACTTCTTCTACCCCATATCGCTTGCGCATTTGACCCAATGAAAAATCGCGTCGATTCACAACCTGTAGCCCCAATGTACTAGCCAATTCAGCTGCGTGACGCAAGGTTTCTTCACCAGGCTCAAGTCCTGTCGTAACAATCACGCCTTTGTTCCCTTCCTTACGTCTTCGCCCTTTTTGACAAGAACTGCTGTTCTAGAAAAACGACTCGACGGTTTTTACATAAACGGTAACGATCATATTATTGTAAGCAGGATTAATTTGCCGGTCAAATAGAATCTGAACCAAACTGTTTTCCTATTCGCTATGACAATCATACCATTTTTTATGAAAGCGCGTCGGACTGTAGTATGATTTTCCAGTCCATCCGTTTCCCCGATGTAAAAAAGACCCGCAAAGTACCGTGGGTCTTCCTACAAATGGGCATAGCTATGCGTATGAAAAAAGCTATCTCCACTCCTCGACTGCAAGGTTCGCCTGTTTGATCTTGTCCAGCCTGCGGTTATTTAACAGACCGAGATTGTAATAAATAATCGATTGCGCACCTGCATCCACCGCAATTTTCACCCTCGCTGCCAAATCAACTGCTGACTGGATTTGGGTATGATGCAGGGAAAAAGCCGCCCCCAACTTAGCTTCTGGGGCTACAAGCTTGATCGCATGAAACGTATACGCCACCTCATTGACACTGTCTCCATAGGCGAGAGGGACGATACGATCGAGAGTAGCCGCAGCTTTTCGCAACGAAACCCCTTCCCAATAGGACTGATTCACGTAAAACGGTGTCGAGGACGGAAAGCCATCCAACGCTGTCCCCTTACTCTGCGCGATTTCCTTCAGGCTCCTCCATAGCTCATCTACCACTTCCAGACGGGCTTGCTGATAATGATATAATTCCGGGTATTCCAGCAGCAAAAAGGCAACTTCTCTCACTTCAGCGGTTACTTGCGAGATGGAATCGGCTTCCACCATTTGACTGACTAGCCTTGATACAAGTTGTCTGACTGCTTCGACATCGATTCGCTTCGATTCGGCGCGCTCTGCACAAGCTCCGCAAAAACAGAGCGAGAGTAACCATTGTAGAGATTCTCCTAACGGCAGGAGGCATACTTCATGATGTTCGCCATGCTTCATCGGCAAAAAGGCGGTCGCTTCGATCAGTATCCGTTCTGGCTTGAGGTGCTCTAGCGTATCTGTAAAAAGCGCCTTGGCGTAATGCTGAACCTCAGGCTGCGAAGGACATAATGCGTATGTGTATGTATCGCCCCAAATGTTTTGCACGCAAAGATCTGGGTGAGCCAAACCAAGCGTAGAATTGTGAAGGCCAACCCACCATGTATGAAACCCCATCCCTGCCTGCTCACAAGCTTCTTTCATTTTGGCAAGAATGCCTGCTTGCGCGATTTGTTCGTGTACAGTCGGGCGCAAACGGTTGTACTTCGACCATTCAGGCGTAAACGATACTCCTGAAAACGGCAGCCTGCGAAACGTTTTGCTTCGTGGGTGAAAAAATCTCCCCTGATGGTAGCTGCTATTGACCACCGCTGTATTGCATCTGGCTTGTTGCAATGTTTGCATCACCGCTTCGATACCACTCTCGGCTATATCCCACGGATAAATAAACATCCCGGTTTGTCGTGATGAACTCATTTCGATTCACCTCGTTTTTGCAAGTAATCATAAGTCAGTGTTTGTCTAAAATCAATCCTAATTTTTAAATTTTCTGAATAGATCACCCAAAGAAACACCCCCCAAGGAGTTGTCCCAGGGGGTGTCTGTTACATCACACGCTTAAACATTTTTTCTAAGTCATAACCAGTAAAATGAATCACAATCGGCCTGCCGTGAGGGCACGTATACGGACTGCTCGTCTTGCGCAACTGGTTCAGCAAGCTTTCCATTTCTGCATGTGTCAGGAAGCGATTCGCTTTAATCGATGCTTTACAAGACATCATGATGGCAGCTTTTTCGCGCATCAGCACGACATTGGCTTGGGCGTTTTCACCCGTTTCCAGTACAAACTGAATGAGCTCCTCAATGACCTCCAGCTCCGCCCCTTCTGGGAACCAATGTGGATGAGCGCGAACGATAAAGGTCCGTCCACCGAACGCCTCGATCTCCAAACCAAACGATTGCAAAAGCGACAGTCGCTTTTCCAGTTTGCTTGCCTCTGCAGCCGTATACTCCACCGTATGTGGAAACAACATGATCTGGCTGGAGATGTCCTCTTCTGCAAGCTTGCCCATAAAATACTCGTAAAATATCCGCTCCTGCGCGGCATGTTGATCGATTAAATACATGCCCTCGTCATTTTGCGCGACGATGTAGGTGCCATGTACTTGACCAACTGGGTACATAACGGGAACAGGCGAATCCGTCTCATTTTCATTGGTTGCTTCCGGGAGTGGCGGTGATTGATCAGTACCTGCTGCGGCCGAATTGTCCTCGCTACTGATTTCATTGATTAGATGCACTGAAGATGGTGTCTGGACAATGTCCAATTGTGACGGAAGCTTAGTCTCGTAAGGTTGGAAAGCTTCCTTCGTGGGCATTTGATCCAGCAGAGTCGCCTGCACGATTTCATGCGGGATAGCCTCTACTTTTGCGGACTCCAGCTTTTCATAGTTGGCTGTAGTCTCCTTCACCGTGCCATTCTCAATGGATGGTGCGATATGCGGCACTATTTCCACTTGCTTACTTGTCGTTTCCTGCTTGGCCATCCATTCCTGCAGTCGGGGACTCGCTGCGAGTAATGACGATTGCGGTGTTTCAGGCTTGCTGATTTGCAGGTCAAACTGCGGTTGAACGACCTGGGTGACGACCTTAGCTTTTGGTTGCGTAGCCATGGGTCTGACAATTCCTAAGCCTTGTCGCAATGTCTCTTTTACCGATTGTTCTATTGCGCTGCACAATTCATCTTCTTTACTGAATCTCGCCTCTAGTTTGGCAGGATGTACGTTCACATCGACCAGTGACGGATCCATCACGATCTGCAAAGCCACAATCGGATAACGGCCGATGGGCAACAAGGTATGATAACCGCGCATAATCGCATTGTTGATTGAATAGCTGCGCACATACCGACCGTTTACCAGCGTCGAAAGGTAAGAGCGATTCGCCCTCGTTACTTCCGTCTTCGAAAGAAAACCAGACCACTTATAATCGAGGGTCTCCCCTGCAATGGGTAGCAACAGCTTCGCTACTTGCACGCCGTAGATAGCCGCCATGACGTGCAGCAGCTTTCCGTCGCCAGACGTTTGCAAAAGTGTCTTGCCGTTATGAGTCAGCAGGAAGGAGATCGACGGATGCGTGAGTGCAAGCCGATTCACATAATCGGAAATGTGTCCGACTTCCGTAGCGATCGACTTCATGTATTTCAAGCGAGCAGGTGTGTTGAAAAACAAGCTGCGTACACATACTTCCGTCCCTTTTACAGCGGCTTTATCGGATATCGTTCCGAGTTGCCCACCTTCAATCAAGAGATGAGTACCTACCTCGCTACTGGATGTACTGCTCGTAAGCTCCATGCGCGAGACTGCCGCAATACTCGGCAGAGCCTCGCCACGAAAGCCCAGTGTACGAATGCGGAACAAATCACGAGCGTTGCTGATTTTACTGGTGGCATGGCGCTCAAAAGCCAATTGACAATCTTCCCGATCCATCCCTCTCCCATTGTCAACGATCCGAATCATCTCCAGACCGCCTTCCTCTACATGGATCTCGATTGTCGTTGCACTAGCATCAATTGCATTTTCGA is from Brevibacillus brevis and encodes:
- a CDS encoding DUF4184 family protein; translated protein: MPFTFAHPAIVLPLRKCKWFSFSALVFGSMAPDFEYFFRMQPFSVYSHTMLGLWLVDLPIAILLAFLYQYVVKKPMLARLPEWIGRGLDYTNNRSRLPAWRTASVFMYSALLGSLSHIAWDAFTHDGGRMVDHFLFLQQSISFAHYQVPVYKLLQHGSTLFGGLAILYVIARSSRKNRQITMKQVPALEKWLFWFGVGLFGIVTVFLHAFLVKGISPFVHPLQQVVPFLSGSLLGIVVLCFTLDRLRLKK
- the infC gene encoding translation initiation factor IF-3 — its product is MILNEKIKAAAVQLTGVNGEDLGIISTKEALQMAKEQGVDLVCLSLASSPPPCQLVNRTNYKEQVIKENAKNRKAEKGVNVKEIRLSAYIEDHDYDTKKRQAERILSSGDAVQLTVKLEKKESQEAKRLIEQLIKDLAHCGKQDKGIQVSGKQVVANLLPL
- a CDS encoding MarR family winged helix-turn-helix transcriptional regulator encodes the protein MVEFSYATALTHSASHVMKMHRQNVEFLIQKYDVYPGQPILLMRLTEKDGMIQRELARKIGVKPATLTVMINRMAKSGLVERRADERDQRISRVYLTDKGRMATKHVKEVLRVIEENCFIGFSEEEKDVLRGLLDRMHSNLQAFYLQNTQPSSQL
- a CDS encoding multidrug effflux MFS transporter, producing MNNLAKELDSTSLTGNKSRRLWMAAILGSLSAFGPLSLDMYLPALPMLADDLQTSTSMTQLSLTACMLGLSIGQLFAGPISDVRGRRIPLIIGLILYAVSSFLCAVAPSIYTFVLLRFVQGLAGSAGIVIARATVRDLYSGTELTKFFALLMLINGIAPIAAPIVGGQILQFTTWHGVFVVLGLIGAIMFLIVLLALPETLPQERRSKGGIGNTLTTFGTLLKDRVFMGYAIAQGLVTAAMFAYIAGSPFVFQKIFEVSPQTFSLIFAINGVGIIIASQITGKLAGKVKETSLFIAGITIAGVGGILLLAMILLQAGLIAVLVPLFFVVSSVGIVGATGFSLAMQNQSKAAGSASALQGLLSFISGGIVAPLVGISGEHTAVPMGIIIALSTIGAIICYIVMVRRSSSAA
- a CDS encoding VOC family protein, whose amino-acid sequence is MALRLIPYIVLNGTASEAISFYESALGAEVLFKQTFGEMPENPEFPLPAEAKNRIGHATIRVGETEMMFSDTFPGQPHQLGDQVTICISTDDKEQSHKIFDALQEGGQVLMPLQETFFSPAYGNVKDKFGITFQIYTNNHCME
- the hfq gene encoding RNA chaperone Hfq, producing the protein MKQTINIQDTFLNHLRKENIAVTIYLVNGFQLRGYIKAFDNFTIVIDSEGKQQLVYKHAISTFTPQRPVSLMSQENNQQ
- the miaA gene encoding tRNA (adenosine(37)-N6)-dimethylallyltransferase MiaA, which codes for MTLQQRERLVVIIGPTAVGKTQLSLELAEQFDGEIISGDSMQVYRGMDIGTAKAEPEELAKIPHHLIDIKNPDEEYSVAMFQESAAELITDINQRGKLPFIVGGTGLYIESVTHRFQFSTTSQDPELRDRLQRLADSEGVEALHARLADVDPITAERLHPNDVKRVIRALEIYESSGYKMSDFQLRAQHSPYDLVMIGLTMDRAKLYERINHRVELMIEAGLVEEVRGLLDSGYDASLVSMQGLGYKELIPYLYGEITLEKAVNDIQQRTRHFAKRQLSWFRRMAEIQWFDMTDPAEQRNNVETIKRILAGKFQQLPNI
- a CDS encoding class I SAM-dependent methyltransferase, producing MIVTTGLEPGEETLRHAAELASTLGLQVVNRRDFSLGQMRKRYGVEEVLVVSALGARLEVPGKKPFFFHPNTSAFRIKRLMRGDTDTMLVACQIQPGDEVLDATLGLGADAIVFSHATGANGKVVGIESERLLAILVEDGLRHWSSDAEELEQAMRRIEVRCGNHLEVLRGLPARSFDVVYFDPMFEVTVQSSSGIAGVRELANPDALSEEAVLEAQRVARKRVVMKEGKEGRMYERFGFTPFRSRGQQVVYSYKEIGGGE
- the mutL gene encoding DNA mismatch repair endonuclease MutL gives rise to the protein MGTIQVLDEHLANMIAAGEVVERPASVVKELVENAIDASATTIEIHVEEGGLEMIRIVDNGRGMDREDCQLAFERHATSKISNARDLFRIRTLGFRGEALPSIAAVSRMELTSSTSSSEVGTHLLIEGGQLGTISDKAAVKGTEVCVRSLFFNTPARLKYMKSIATEVGHISDYVNRLALTHPSISFLLTHNGKTLLQTSGDGKLLHVMAAIYGVQVAKLLLPIAGETLDYKWSGFLSKTEVTRANRSYLSTLVNGRYVRSYSINNAIMRGYHTLLPIGRYPIVALQIVMDPSLVDVNVHPAKLEARFSKEDELCSAIEQSVKETLRQGLGIVRPMATQPKAKVVTQVVQPQFDLQISKPETPQSSLLAASPRLQEWMAKQETTSKQVEIVPHIAPSIENGTVKETTANYEKLESAKVEAIPHEIVQATLLDQMPTKEAFQPYETKLPSQLDIVQTPSSVHLINEISSEDNSAAAGTDQSPPLPEATNENETDSPVPVMYPVGQVHGTYIVAQNDEGMYLIDQHAAQERIFYEYFMGKLAEEDISSQIMLFPHTVEYTAAEASKLEKRLSLLQSFGLEIEAFGGRTFIVRAHPHWFPEGAELEVIEELIQFVLETGENAQANVVLMREKAAIMMSCKASIKANRFLTHAEMESLLNQLRKTSSPYTCPHGRPIVIHFTGYDLEKMFKRVM